The Oryzias latipes chromosome 8, ASM223467v1 genomic interval AAATTctagatttttttgaaaatgtctttcTAGGAATTAATTCATTTTCGGTTATATAATTTCATCTATTGTATGTACAGTATTGGATATAAATTTTAGataactctaaaaaaaaaccactaaTTTAGGTAAATTAGTTTACTGTTAATTAAGCTCAGTTTAGTGAGTTAAACAAATGACTCTGACTCAGTCTTTATTGATGTAACTGTTTTGAAAGTGTTCATTTAACTCTGTAAAGTGTGGAGctaaaaaaactgttgaaatgAACTCTGTGGGAGTTGAATCAACGCTCCCCTTTGTGCGGTAAGCGACCTCCTCGTCCACTTTGACACATCAGTCCAACAAATCCGCTGGACTGATGGTTCTGAGGTTCCCACGCTTGGCTGTCcatgcagaacaaaaaaacaaacccgtGCATGGTAGTGCAGACAGGAAAAGGAAACGCTGGGCATTTTAAGAAGGTATATTTAGCCAATAGGGAGCTTGACtggcaggttagttggaaaacGTGTAGGTTACCGGCCTGTCATACCTTGTAAATCAAGATCCACTGCTTTAGCCAAGAAACACATGAAGTTAAAAACAGGGACCTCTTCTTTTGGCCTTCCCTGGCACTTAATTGTCTAAAAAAAGAAGGGTTAGATCACAAACATGTTcgtctaccaaaaaaaaaaaacgtaaaaacaaaTGTGACAACTACTCACGTCATTGATCTCGCATGTCTTAAGGGCGTTCATTAAGCCCTTCCAGTTGGTGTTATTTTCAAGATGCTCTGGCCACGTTGTGTAATTTTGGTAGTATTTCATTGTACAGTTCATGCTGTCCTGCAGAGAAAGAAGACATACAGACTCTTTCAAAGCCAAGCAAGGCCATGTGTGGATGAATAGAACCAAGTGTTTCAGAGATTACCATTAAATCTCCAGCCATTACAAGCGAAaggctttcatttttaaacataacctagaaaagaaaagaaaagaaaagaaagagtaaAATCAGTTTTCTAGATTCGGCTCAAGATTCTCCTTgtgattatgcttttttttaaaatgttcttcagACTCTTACAGTATTGTTATGTCATTTAACaacttttgctgtttgttctctgttgaaagaaaacaagaacttaaaaaaatacccATCTTTCTTTCTCCAGTTCATCATAGCATCCTGCTGTTGACGGGTCAATTATACTTAGAaaagcctaaaaaaacaaaagtttaacagGAATTAATACATTGGACAGAGATCATCAGAAACTGGATTCATCTTTGTTTCCTGCAGCGTAACATCGgaacttcaaaaaaacaaaacttgaacgtctcaaaaacaggaaagaaaggATATTTACCATCAGAATCAGGTATAATGAGTGTGCAACAGACTTCATGCTGCCTCCGTTTCCTTCAGGCTTATTCTGCAAGGATCACAGCAAAAGAATCTCAGCAACCAGACAAATGAGTCAGTTAGGATTAAATGGTAAAGGTCAAATATATGAGCTATACTGAAAGTGGAAACATTATTTCGTGCCACATGTACCCTGCTCTTAGCTCGCAGTAATGGGAAGgagaagaggggcggggttgctccaagACATTCCTTTCTAAAGATGCTTTTTAGTActctttttcccctttttatttatttgtaaactgtttttattgctgCTTTCTAAGATATcgctttgagatttttttttttaaatgtaaagcgcatttctttttaaataaaatgtattattatcattattattataactCATAACTATGCTTTGCAGAAGCGCTCtcctagaaaataacagttttcttctgtgtggctaaaaacggcataatcatcaaaaaaccactgggaacactttaacccttgtgctatcttagatgatgatgatttttcttttttttgacacGGATGCTGcctttgacccttgtgctatcctccccccccccctccccccttccattgacgtgttctccctacgatgtcaaaggtggataaaggtggaaagatttcatgtaatccatggacaccagtgaagatcacaaatcattgaagaaaaaaggttcagagcactgtctagtgggtctagatgacccaactcccaatgttaaagtgcctaggtcAGAGTGTCCgtcctgtgactggaaggttgggtgttcaaatccaggctgagtcataccaaagactctaaaaatgggacccaatgcctgcctgcttgacactcagcattaaggggttggattggggggttaaaccaccaaatggttcccgagcgcggctgtgtctgcagctcaccgttcCCCCAgtggatgggtcaaatgcggagaacaaatttcacagtaAGTCCGACTTTACTgtactttaaattaaaatctgttagaaaatgacataatttgtttttgttgtttgctaaATCCTAAATATTTGACAGACACTAGTTGAAGGATTCTTTTTACATTCTCTCTCTCACTGTTGAAGTTAATAAATGATGAATATTACCAACAGAGTGCTGCCCAGTTCTGCATCACAGAACAACGTATCATTCccagtgatgtttttttctttttccagtgaTTTTTGAAGGACGGTTCACTAAATACATGTTTATTAACTCTTACAGAGCAACAGATTAAtcaaaaaaaaggagcaaagatTTAGAGAGGACGTGAAGCGTTGAAACATTAAAtccaaaattaaattaaatccaACAAAACAATTCACATCTCttggtttgagcttttttattttacttgaacTTAAATCGCAGagctacagtggtggacaaaattgttggtccCCCCTCAGTTAatgaaagaaagtccacaatgctcactgaaatgacttgaaatgtttaaaagtaacaataaattaaaatgtattgaaaattaaataatcaaaatcagccattacttttgagttgttgattaatagaattatttttattaatgaaatagggctggacaaaaaggACAATCCCGAAATAGAAGCAAGGAAAGCTGGGGTGAAGTGGGCCTGCCCAATCCCTGGAATTGTTTCCCCACGTCAATAAAGCTTATCTGAATTGAAATGTGAGCCAACCTAAACATTTTTCTACCTCACATTGCCCCAGTCATAAAACTTGAATGTGACACCCCCCCATCAGAacagaaaaattacaaaaggTTAGGGAAGAGAATAAGGGATTCAGAATGCAGGTTATTCAACCGGCTGGGGgacaaacatgtattttttttgtctcatcagTGGCGCCACATGGCCACCCATCTAGCCACTATAAACTGTGGTAGCATCAATTTaatcccaaatgcacagccagcagGTGGCAAGTGGCAAGTCGCCCTGATCACCTAAACCGACCCACACCCtaaccccctcccctccctgctgcctctGCGTGCGCAGACATCTAAAGCTAAAGCTCCTGGATGCAGAACACGGATAAGACGGAGAGGCTGAttttccttcggggttcacttccggGTTCGAACCCTCAGAGCGGGTTCACcaaagaaccagtctcagttCTTCAAGAGGAACTGAGAATAACTCCAACTCCTCAACTCCAAAACGTGctatccccccccccttcctgcaTCGCGTGACGGAGCGCGAGCACCGGTTTCTCCGCGCACGCACgagcgcgcacacacacacgcagacacacatcCCAAAACATTACATTTCCTTTCAcacctgttaaatattttctgtggtgtcttttaacaatctgtttactgtactttagatcACCTGATCTGTATTGTGCACAAATACAATTGCACCACCCCATCACCAGCGGTGGTTGATGTGCAATGACTTTTTATTTGTACTGAAAAAAGATGTCCCCGTCACACACGCAAAATTTGAGGactggttgttgtgttactgcaGCTTGTTGATGTGGGCTTGACCCGTTTACACCTAAAGtcattagttgatgcttgtgAATGTCAATTttagagaatgaagagaaagtttacatatattcttattttagtttattttaagaagaaaagtgCAGCAGAAAGGGCGGAAGAGATGGtaggggagcaacagaggaatagtgaggaggaggaagatgagacagagcagcatgatcCACCATCAGCGTTAATGACAGAAGATGATGGGGAAGACAAACATGAGACAGCATCAGACGAGGaacagtcagcatcattggtcagagaaacaaggcagaactcagcaAAAGCAGGTCCTCGAGCTGTTCTTTGACCAACaggtgaagttagaattatgttGCCCTAATAATCAAACTGTTTCATGTTTATTGGCCTGAATAGAAATATCTACAGATACATtacagatataattaataattagtaTGAAAGggtatcattattattatccttattgtcatttttttattatttcaggaCAACTGACAAGCTTGaaacataaacacaataaatccAAATATATTAGTTGGCATTGAACTTTCTGAATCAGaaagcctttattgtcattgttacaCAAGAAACTTGTGACAACGAAATTTCcggtgctctccagctgcttaaacaataaaaatagataatctTCTAAAGAACAATATAATTGTGTTTAACTGaaaatatacatatgtacaAAGCTACATAACTATTCTAAATTGTTTATATTGCACTGGGAATTGTTAATATTGCACATTGGTTTCAGATATTGCACgagttacagttttttttgtgggattcacatttatttaggaggttgactgctctgggaaaaaaactgttcttgagTCTATTTGTGCGAGCCTTGTGTGATCTGTACCGTCGGCCTGACAGTAGCAGTTGGAACAGGTGGTGGTTGGGATGGTGGGAGTCCTTGATGATTTGCCTGGCTCTGCTAGTATGGCGAGAGCTAGCAATGTCCTCTAGGCTGGGCAGGGGGGAGCCGGTGATTTTCTGGGCCGTGTTGATCACCCTCTGCAGCGCCTTCCTGTCTGCGGCCGAGCATCCTGCATACCAGGCTGTTATGCAGTACgtgaggatgctctcgatggtgGCTCTGTAGAAGGTCACCAGCAGCTTCTTGTCCAGGTTGTTCCTCTTCTGTTAGTTATCTAAAGGCTGTTTCACCACGTTTAATAGAATTAATTTTGAAACtatagctcatggtttttgtgtgccaccctaaaggcccgtacacaccgggacgaatattcgccaggcgttattcgccagcgtttttcgccacgtcttttgtgttcacacccaggcgattttcgctgacgatgagccgagcgaacatgcaatttccttccctgacattagatggcgcttaatgtaaacagaaatactcctgtacacaaggtggcgctgcgcaactttacgattcttaaagtcgcttttcactcagaagaagagagcaagtatttacgcgcttgtcagaatcatacaaagaaaacatgaatatttcaagcatcagtagctccaactggtacttggtaaggggatattttagaatgtccgtcattatttcttcgcggcagtgtagacgctacttggcgtctatcttcttcgctggtatgtgtgctcagcaaggcagttttgtgtttgagcgcac includes:
- the LOC101166556 gene encoding uncharacterized protein LOC101166556 isoform X9, which translates into the protein MKSVAHSLYLILMAFLSIIDPSTAGCYDELEKERWVMFKNESLSLVMAGDLMDSMNCTMKYYQNYTTWPEHLENNTNWKGLMNALKTCEINDTIKCQGRPKEEVPVFNFMCFLAKAVDLDLQGCGDYENLRSIYSRMPLQNSRRNCQDDPFNQKRATDQNDKRVIVLKTLVVIFGISTIFGPVLVWLYMRQKVKMYTEQEVQDDNLL
- the LOC101166556 gene encoding uncharacterized protein LOC101166556 isoform X8, with the protein product MKSVAHSLYLILMAFLSIIDPSTAGCYDELEKERWVMFKNESLSLVMAGDLMDSMNCTMKYYQNYTTWPEHLENNTNWKGLMNALKTCEINDTIKCQGRPKEEVPVFNFMCFLAKAVDLDLQGCGDYENLRSIYSRMPLQNSRRNCQDDPFNPEKRATDQNDKRVIVLKTLVVIFGISTIFGPVLVWLYMRQKVKMYTEQEVQDDNLL
- the LOC101166556 gene encoding uncharacterized protein LOC101166556 isoform X6 encodes the protein MKSVAHSLYLILMAFLSIIDPSTAGCYDELEKERWVMFKNESLSLVMAGDLMDSMNCTMKYYQNYTTWPEHLENNTNWKGLMNALKTCEINDTIKCQGRPKEEVPVFNFMCFLAKAVDLDLQGCGDYENLRSIYSRMPLQNSTGRNCQDDPFNPEKRATDQNDKRVIVLKTLVVIFGISTIFGPVLVWLYMRQKVKMYTEQEVQDDNLL
- the LOC101166556 gene encoding uncharacterized protein LOC101166556 isoform X7, whose translation is MKSVAHSLYLILMAFLSIIDPSTAGCYDELEKERWVMFKNESLSLVMAGDLMDSMNCTMKYYQNYTTWPEHLENNTNWKGLMNALKTCEINDTIKCQGRPKEEVPVFNFMCFLAKAVDLDLQGCGDYENLRSIYSRMPLQNSTGRNCQDDPFNQKRATDQNDKRVIVLKTLVVIFGISTIFGPVLVWLYMRQKVKMYTEQEVQDDNLL